From Plasmodium brasilianum strain Bolivian I chromosome 3, whole genome shotgun sequence, the proteins below share one genomic window:
- a CDS encoding Rab GTPase activator and protein kinase, translated as MFFKLCQSSEYLLGIQCYSLSEKKSKGKKQIKKKNKKQYKKQKTEIKAECKAKSREEIKTEPFQRENVHRENCSGDNTCNYIENKFSSIARKFEKVKELDHPNICKYINLNRVKNDYFIFSEYYSLSLHDILSDEQVNYVCFNYLKKLASKKKGQVDINRYYNSSYGNWTSTRRVINFPILNKIVYEILSAVEYLHSRNINFLNITPRNILVTSKGKIKVHNYCMSYLFNDHSCEWKNKNKFFKNKFALQSFSSKKYVENVLVAYGLKNGPIGHDDEKMPNQGKEKKEIKKNDSNEGDKNGNNNEGGKKSFFLHVDDYFKYYSCINDLLYFPPWFIFLNLLNNQKVRLEYNIYEHMDIFSVGMVMVQMMNGLLDLPFMIKNFSYFFVSNEINNQIDCRRSKVNTEDRKQIGKRRITNRISLSDSLLLSEERGRSSCSNYMNKVRKKHCNKAQMEKNKAHLREKKKIGKQNEEKKTYPCDQETHRKFQMHDCKLKKIYHVVQVFKRIMEDRNKNKKKEKKESNCTTNVYTVHLCKEKQNDESMTRQKFYLNSSFEENNVISKIEKLIVLLLYIKVYYIYIFLCRGGDNKRKSGEAATREATDGAERAVAEVEAGVELGVGVGVNKRKEISLINVNICKIFQKIFQENKNHRRKRYKLIKMTYNIMKNIISNLTNCKISTCFIKAVENMYSEFYSVNILKQNMRNVFSFDQINQKTFFLNFVHTCLSLNYVRGSASSLLSHPFFYYNKYASPYGDNLLSCSIRDNFVEREEVVTCRDRTISTAVNEVNTSSTYLIKKNCKERETINGKHVYDKVKNTEIMIIDEKPLQQYYCNPFMTDYIVNSKDKNELRGKYFITERNIYYWFNLLYKSNYVKELMNINFFHKPCNILKIPYFIYRKKKKYNHFFFFSFFKLNLLNKYNRIFNVYRNLAIDKWRVKIRKYEKGNFTTCKNQIKGYASAYGKGILINTYELMKKTRLAMEGYTYQFVPHPRGKRNIWHTTPQNRGKVEREGDRTKKGASGGEEYNQRSGNNDDDYDYNYNYDNNYNYDYNYDYNYNYDYNYDYDSYYDYKDDYYGVDGIKHRVDDTSHGSNELSVYNEDNTNNTLSTSSNFFYLSFIVNNSHKTFKDYNLNTVGVYLTEFYYVIKDAYLFISNNKNISHEEGEEEDDWIYKKDFFFIYQYSLYIKFQAILTYDGLNKIKLIKEIKQGFPCYLRGVVYLTLLNYCYHSLVKKAIEKNEEMKMLIWAISQGVKVVGGGSYPHRGEPHLSGDNVMSDKIRSDKEMSDKIRSDKVMNDKISGDKIRSDKVTSDMLTDDVSTEDSFDENVVRQAECLRKNISLMDKERSCMDKFLKNKCKGTNDLVGSKTFGKRMYTLLLLLNVKLGVKNKKKKYLKYLLLPITLLYYDNLYLSYKCIKKIVQNYLLNLYKNNHFFDEFFYIFNSLLNYYIPDLSIFFFKNNINIIIMIKSWVCSLFSNFFDLHNMYLLLDKILIQPPSYLFFVCLSILMNLKKYIIMNTCRDNFYKQIISLSSLVNMNFILKNSSSLFNNCPVMFTTFPGINECKERTTDIVEDNRKYSHINYLIYLIRNEEWTEYYVHKDTFKVYKKKKGGKRKQKKKKNCSHICFEKEVTSANKEDQKDKKEQNGLNKQKGRLFPSNTQLCNENSKAVAGNYDFAGVEDHFTSNNAAYAANGADLVRANFTTKVAHVNFKKIVDNTRKIDRSAKIDKVKKLKILKQKQDHRHTENKECFKNENSSLICNENGVKTKHTKNDKTKPIKLKHYYYYEYFLHFYNINKKKRNVYEFISHENKNFQNCKLIRNTKKQKNNSTSNNNVYYKITNNKKKKFKNIEVTKLNSFPMFPFFYTTNLSNEFALDQFIIVDMRSPQNFKKKRLKYSVHVNTFLINVKKGIYSNYMDEKFEMNFNLKTIILIFNNSIFDFDSIYNFFNLKIKRITILWGGFQYALSKLPSNYFE; from the coding sequence ATGTTTTTCAAGTTATGCCAATCGTCTGAGTATCTGCTTGGAATTCAGTGCTACTCCTTAAGCGAGAAGAAAAGTAAAggtaaaaaacaaattaaaaaaaaaaataaaaagcaatataaaaagcaaaaaacaGAGATAAAAGCGGAATGCAAAGCTAAAAGTagagaagaaataaaaacagaGCCCTTTCAAAGAGAAAATGTCCATAGAGAAAATTGCAGTGGTGATAACACTTGTAATTACATTGAAAATAAGTTTAGTTCAATAGCTAGGAAGTTCGAAAAGGTTAAGGAACTAGATCACCCcaatatatgtaagtatataaatttaaataggGTAAAGAAcgattattttatattttctgaGTATTATTCTTTGTCTTTACACGACATACTGAGTGATGAACAGGTAAATTATGTGTGCTTTAACTATTTAAAGAAGTTAgcaagtaaaaaaaaaggtcaGGTGGATATCAATCGTTACTATAATAGTAGCTATGGTAATTGGACTAGCACGAGAAGAGTTATCAATTTTcctattttaaataaaattgtttatgAAATACTTAGTGCTGTTGAATATTTACATtcaagaaatataaattttttaaatataacacCTAGAAACATTTTAGTTACTtcaaaagggaaaataaaagttcACAATTACTGCATGtcgtatttatttaatgacCATTCATGtgaatggaaaaataaaaataaattttttaaaaataaatttgcgCTGCAAAGTTTTTCTTCCAAAAAGTATGTTGAGAATGTACTGGTGGCTTACGGCTTGAAAAATGGCCCAATAGGGCACGATGATGAGAAAATGCCTAACCAGGgcaaggaaaaaaaggaaataaaaaaaaatgatagcAATGAGGGTGATAAAAATGGCAACAATAATGAGGGAGGAAAAAAGAGCTTCTTTCTCCATGTTGACGACTATTTTAAGTATTACAGTTGTATTAACGACCTTTTGTACTTCCCTCCGtggttcatatttttaaatttgctAAATAATCAAAAAGTTCGTTTAGAgtacaatatatatgaacacatGGACATCTTTAGCGTCGGTATGGTCATGGTACAGATGATGAACGGCTTGTTAGATTTAccttttatgataaaaaatttttcatattttttcgtCTCAAATGAAATTAACAATCAGATTGATTGTAGAAGGAGCAAGGTGAACACAGAAGACAGAAAACAAATTGGGAAAAGAAGAATCACAAATAGAATTTCTCTATCTGATTCTTTATTGTTAAGCGAAGAAAGAGGAAGAAGTTCATGTTCAAATTACATGAACAAGGTCAGAAAAAAACATTGTAATAAAGCTCAAATGGAGAAGAATAAGGCCCAtttaagggaaaaaaaaaaaataggtaaACAGaacgaagaaaaaaagacTTATCCATGTGACCAGGAAACGCATCGTAAGTTCCAGATGCATGATTGTAAGTTAAAGAAGATTTATCATGTAGTTCaagtttttaaaagaataatggAAGATaggaataaaaacaaaaaaaaggagaaaaaggAATCAAATTGCACCACAAATGTGTACACTGTTCATCTTTGTAAGGAGAAGCAAAATGATGAAAGCATGACTAGACAGAAATTTTACTTAAATAGTTCTTTTGAAGAAAACAACGTTATTAGCAAAATTGAAAAACTCATTGTGCTTCTGCTATACATTAAagtttattacatttatattttcctgtGTCGAGGGGGTgataataaaaggaaaagtgGAGAAGCAGCAACAAGAGAAGCAACGGATGGAGCTGAGAGAGCAGTTGCAGAAGTAGAGGCAGGCGTAGAGCTAGGCGTAGGCGTTGGAGTGAATAAAAGGAAAGAGATAAGtcttataaatgtaaatatatgtaaaatttttcaaaaaattttccaGGAAAATAAGAACCACAGGAGGAAGCGTTATAAGCTCATAAAGATGacgtataatataatgaaaaatataatctcTAATTTAACAAACTGCAAAATAAGTACTTGTTTCATTAAAGCAGTTGAGAACATGTACTCCGAATTTTATAGtgtgaatatattaaaacaaaacatgAGGAATGTTTTTTCCTTCGATCAGATAAACCAGAAGACTTTTTTTCTAAACTTTGTTCATACATGTTTATCATTAAATTATGTTAGAGGTAGTGCCAGTTCATTGTTATCgcatccttttttttattacaacaAATATGCTTCTCCCTATGGTGATAATTTACTGAGTTGTAGTATAAGAGATAATTTCGTTGAAAGGGAAGAAGTTGTTACATGTAGAGACCGTACCATATCCACTGCAGTAAACGAAGTAAACACATCTAGtacttatttaataaaaaaaaattgtaaggAAAGAGAAACTATTAATGGTAAACATGTTTATGATAAAGTGAAAAACACAGAGATAATGATAATAGATGAGAAACCCCTTCAACAGTATTACTGCAACCCGTTCATGACAGATTATATTGTAAATAGTAAAGATAAAAACGAATTAAgaggaaaatattttataactgaaaggaatatatattactggTTCAACTTACTATATAAGAGTAACTACGTTAAAgaattaatgaatataaatttttttcataaaccttgcaatatattaaaaataccatattttatttatagaaaaaagaaaaaatataatcatttttttttcttctccttttttaaattgaaccttttaaataaatacaacagaatatttaatgtatatCGTAATTTAGCTATAGACAAATGGAGGGTGAAAATAAGGAAGTATGAAAAGGGGAATTTTACTACATGcaaaaatcaaataaaaggTTATGCAAGTGCATATGGAAAAGGAATACTGATAAACACTTATGAATTAATGAAGAAGACCCGCCTTGCCATGGAGGGATATACATATCAATTTGTTCCACATCCGAGAGGTAAACGAAATATATGGCATACTACCCCACAAAATAGGGGTAAGGTCGAACGAGAAGGAGatagaacaaaaaaagggGCAAGTGGTGGGGAGGAATATAACCAAAGGAGTGGTAACAATGATGATGACTACGATTACAATTACAATTACgataataattacaattaCGATTACAATTACGATTATAATTACAATTACGATTACAATTACGATTATGACTCTTATTACGATTATAAGGATGATTATTATGGTGTGGATGGAATAAAGCACAGGGTGGATGATACCTCACATGGAAGTAACGAACTATCAGTATATAATGAGGACAACACTAATAACACTTTATCAACAAGTtctaactttttttatttatcattcaTTGTTAATAATTCTCATAAGACATTCAAAGATTATAATTTGAATACTGTCGGAGTTTACCTTACCGagttttattatgttataaaagatgcatatttatttatatcaaataataaaaatatatcgcATGAGGAGGGTGAAGAGGAGGATGACtggatttataaaaaagatttttttttcatttatcaGTATAgtctatatataaaatttcaagCAATATTAACCTATGATGgtctaaataaaataaaattgattaaagaaataaagcaAGGTTTTCCTTGTTATTTAAGAGGCGTTGTCTATTTGACTCTCCTCAATTATTGTTATCATTCGTTAGTGAAAAAGGctatagaaaaaaatgaggaGATGAAAATGTTGATCTGGGCAATTTCTCAAGGAGTAAAAGTGGTGGGAGGGGGTTCCTACCCTCATAGGGGAGAGCCCCATTTAAGCGGTGATAATGTAATGAGTGATAAGATAAGGAGTGATAAGGAAATGAGTGATAAGATAAGGAGTGATAAGGTAATGAATGATAAGATAAGCGGTGATAAGATAAGGAGTGATAAGGTAACGAGTGATATGTTAACAGATGACGTTTCGACAGAGGACAGTTTTGATGAAAACGTTGTTAGGCAGGCGGAATGCCTACGGAAAAATATTTCACTAATGGACAAGGAAAGATCTTGTATggataaatttttaaaaaacaaatgtaaAGGTACGAACGACTTAGTTGGAAGCAAAACATTTGGGAAGAGGATGTACacgttattattattgttaaatgtaaaattaggagtaaaaaataaaaaaaaaaaatatttgaaatatttattattaccgATAACTCTACtttattatgataatttatatttaagttacaaatgtatcaaaaaaattgtgcaaaattatttgttaaatctgtacaaaaataatcatttttttgatgaatttttttatatttttaatagccTTTTAAATTACTATATTCCAGATCTttcaattttcttttttaaaaataatataaatataattattatgataaaaagtTGGGTATGTTCGTTATTTTCCAATTTCTTCGATTTACATAACATGTATTTGTTACTGGATAAAATTCTCATTCAACCACCATCttacttattttttgtatgtttGTCCATTCTGATGAAtctcaaaaaatatattattatgaacaCGTGTAGAGATAACTTTTACAAACAAATAATCTCCTTATCAAGTTTAGTTAACATGaactttattttaaagaattcCTCAAGTCTTTTTAACAACTGCCCCGTGATGTTCACCACGTTTCCTGGTATTAATGAATGCAAAGAGCGAACCACGGACATAGTAGAAGATAACAGAAAATACAGTCATATTAACTATTTAATCTATTTAATCAGGAACGAAGAATGGACCGAATATTACGTGCATAAGGATACGTTTAAGGtgtataaaaagaaaaagggggggaaaagaaaacaaaaaaaaaaaaaaaattgctcaCATATATGCTTCGAAAAAGAGGTCACATCAGCGAACAAAGAAGACCAAAAGGATAAAAAGGAGCAAAATGgtttaaataaacaaaaggGTCGTTTGTTTCCAAGTAACACACAGCTATGTAATGAAAATAGTAAGGCAGTGGCGGGAAATTATGACTTTGCAGGGGTAGAAGATCACTTTACCAGTAATAACGCAGCATATGCCGCAAATGGTGCAGATTTAGTTCGAGCAAATTTTACTACAAAAGTAGCAcatgttaattttaaaaaaatagttgaCAATACTCGCAAAATTGACAGATCTGCCAAAATTGacaaagttaaaaaattaaaaattttaaaacaaaaacaagaTCATAGACATACAGAGAATAAagaatgttttaaaaatgagaatTCATCTCTGATATGCAATGAAAATGgagtaaaaacaaaacatacCAAGaatgataaaacaaaaccaataaaattaaagcattattattattatgaatactttttacacttttacaatataaacaaaaaaaaaagaaacgtatatgaatttatttcgcatgaaaataagaattttcaaaattgcAAACTAATAAGGAACacgaaaaagcaaaaaaataatagcacaagtaataataatgtgtaCTATAagataacaaataataaaaaaaaaaaatttaaaaatattgaagtTACTAAATTAAATAGTTTTCCTATGTTTCCATTCTTTTATACAACAAATTTGTCAAATGAATTTGCCCTTGATCAGTTTATAATTGTTGATATGCGTTCTcctcaaaattttaaaaagaagcGATTGAAATATTCTGTACACGTTAATACTTTTTTGATTAACGTGAAAAAGGGAATTTACAGTAATTACATGGatgaaaaatttgaaatgaattttaatttaaagaCAATAATTCTCATATTTAACAACTCGATTTTTGATTTTGACTCcatctataatttttttaatttaaaaattaaacgtATAACTATTTTATGGGGTGGTTTTCAATATGCGTTGAGCAAACTGCCATCAAATTATTTCGaataa
- a CDS encoding type 2A phosphatase-associated protein 42 encodes METNVVMSLYDYLYILFDDYIVKSNKDFKTYKSIFRKKEFTEFVKNYSDIRKIPSFQVISNKDEIIDELIYAFKLLGKYVSGCDMFSKNEEVDDINTKYLKLLLIPHILGVLTYETINMNIRYDRLKDSKLYFNEYISIINIYKIILMDDYLLDEEENNDNAINRRNIKIRRAKDEKKYQEIYHEIVRTNLKKNTNQNYNEDDCTTDEDYRELYLSLIKYKCIQTLNMIDLIDIELQILEMRDREQKKKEELKNCSNDDNIIHTTNKNDSIKKPWLFTIKKNMQISDITQIRNYYKDLVFKPSHNLPTISLEECAKIEMEYALKGSNSANGNTNSKIKESKINGSKYNQVYSEDDEDGVKNDVNDEDYYKKCSKKEREKEIFDKEWDDWKDLHQKGIGNKNRNIA; translated from the coding sequence ATGGAAACAAACGTTGTGATGTCATTATACGATTACTTGTATATATTGTTTGATGACTATATTGTGAAAAGTAATAAGGATTTTAAAACTTATAAATCAATTTTTCGTAAGAAAGAATTTACGGagtttgtaaaaaattattctgatataagaaaaataccATCCTTTCAAGTAATAAGCAATAAGGATGAAATAATAGACGAATTGATATATGCATTCAAACTGTTGGGGAAATATGTAAGTGGTTGTGATATGTTTTccaaaaatgaagaagtaGATGATATTAACACGaagtatttaaaattattattaattccaCACATACTAGGAGTATTAACTTATGAAActataaatatgaacatacgTTATGATCGACTAAAAGATTCtaaattgtattttaatgaatatattagtattataaacatttataaaataattctaatgGATGATTACTTATTAGATGAGGAGGAAAATAACGATAATGCAATAAATAGAaggaacataaaaattaggagagcaaaagatgaaaaaaaataccaaGAAATATATCATGAAATAGTTAGaacaaatttaaagaaaaatactaATCAAAATTATAACGAAGATGATTGTACAACAGATGAGGATTATAGAGAATTGTATTTGTCTTTAATCAAATACAAATGTATACAAACGTTGAACATGATAGATTTAATAGATATAGAACTGCAGATTTTGGAAATGCGAGATAGggaacaaaagaaaaaagaagaattaaaaaattgtagtaATGATGATAACATTATTCATACTACTAATAAAAACGACTCCATAAAAAAACCATGGCTTTTtaccattaaaaaaaatatgcaaatatcGGACATTACTCAAATTCGAAACTATTACAAAGACCTCGTCTTCAAACCATCTCACAACTTACCGACAATATCTTTAGAAGAATGTGCGAAAATTGAAATGGAGTATGCCTTAAAAGGGAGTAACAGCGCCAATGGTAATACTAATAGTAAGATCAAAGAGAGCAAAATAAATGGTAGTAAATACAACCAAGTTTATAGTGAAGATGATGAAGATGGTGTTAAAAATGACGTCAATGATGAggattattataaaaaatgctcaaaaaaggaaagagaaaaagaaattttcgATAAGGAATGGGACGACTGGAAAGACTTACACCAAAAAGGAATAGGAAATAAAAACAGAAATATTGCATAA
- a CDS encoding ubiquinone biosynthesis O-methyltransferase — protein MNNLPTKFKSKVIRKFAEVYKKFYSDKTFDEKEKVFFNNLENEWWKEKISGNGKCCDILDKIIGKNMYSLHDYNKQRFDFIFKNYEFIFFENLKKEKRNGKFKINILDVGCGGGILCEYMKNNIFYFLIKNDLISLKSEKNNEEPGNIEINIDGIDVSDKLIEVARKRQKKSEKVTDVHDYYNSSKAVIKEYFKGDRKNGTLQDNRITDDTKRRKKNCNVTVNLNYINCDIADLANSRQIEKKNYDIIISSEVIEHVPNDKKANFVKYISHLCNPMALVIFTTINKNILSYLYAILLAEYISGIIRRGTHDYDKFIGTNELNSICELYDLKNLTTEYVMYLPIIRNYCTTQKLKLLYLSSFVYKNGAKKRSSSYVGY, from the exons atgaataatttacCAACGAAGTTTAAAAGTAAagtaataagaaaatttgctgaagtatataaaaagttttacTCTGATAAGACTTTtgatgaaaaggaaaaagtatTTTTCAACAATTTAGAGAATGAATGGtggaaggaaaaaataagtgGAAATGGAAAATGTTGTGATATTTTAGACAAAATAATAGGAAAGAATATGTACAGTTTACATGATTATAATAAGCAAAggtttgattttatttttaagaattatgaatttattttttttgaaaatttaaaaaaggagaagcgaaatggaaaatttaaaataaatattttagatGTTGGATGTGGGGGAGGAATACTTTGTGAatacatgaaaaataatattttttattttttaattaaaaacgatttaatatcattaaaaagTGAAAAGAATAATGAGGAACCAGGAAATATTGAGATAAACATAGATGGCATAGATGTGTCTGATAAGTTGATAGAAGTAGCTAGAAAAAGGCAGAAAAAAAGCGAAAAGGTAACTGATGTGCATgattattataatagtagtaaAGCTGTTATCAAAGAATATTTCAAAGGTGATAGAAAAAATGGTACATTACAAGATAATAGAATAACGGATGAtacaaaaagaagaaaaaaaaactgtaACGTAActgttaatttaaattatataaattgtgATATTGCTGACCTAGCAAATTCACGTcaaatagaaaagaaaaattatgatataataatttcttcaGAAGTTATTGAACACGTTCCTAATGATAAGAAAgcaaattttgtaaaatatataagtcaCTTATGTAATCCTATGGCATTAGTTATATTTACgacaattaataaaaatatcctGTCGTATCTTTATGCAATCTTGTTGGCTGAGTACATATCTGGAATTATAAGAAGG ggaACGCACGACTACGACAAGTTTATAGGCACCAACGAGCTGAACAGCATTTGTGAACtttatgatttaaaaaacttAACTACCGAATATGTTATGTACCTTCCCattataagaaattattGCACAACTCAAAAGTTGAAGCTCTTATATTTATCCTCCTTTGTTTACAAAAATggagcaaaaaaaagaagtagcTCATACGTAGGTTATTGA
- a CDS encoding mitochondrial import inner membrane translocase subunit TIM14 — translation MWPVVILLFGGGILFAKRGMNYMKNQKLNLNNKNFFFPSGFSKNFNNLFLKNDMKGFERNMSKSEAYKILNINPTSNKDRIREVHKQLMLKNHPDNGGSTYIAAKVNEAKDVLLK, via the exons atgtggcCTGTTGTTATTTTGCTCTTTGGAGGGGGTATTTTATTTGCAAAAAGGGGaatgaattatatgaaaaatcaGAAGCTAAATTTGAAcaataaaaacttttttttcccatctGGTTTtagcaaaaattttaataatctttttttaaagaatgaTATGAAAGGATTTGAAAGAAATATGTCCAAGTCAGAAgcatacaaaatattaaatataaaccCAACATCAAATAAAGACAGAATTAGGGAGGTTCATAAGCAgcttatgttaaaaaatcaTCCGGATAATGGAg gcTCTACATATATAGCAGCGAAAGTTAATGAAGCTAAAGATGTTTTGCTAAAATAG
- a CDS encoding hypothetical protein (conserved Plasmodium protein): MQKFPSKKLNDENIDSIIKNEKTINENLTKENEKIKEKNIKIQQQLLSYIEDNNFIYESGSSEDIQKYKQVLNCVIEYMNKLKIVDGHMKKEIFNLLEEFFQCIKEAIIKQNDLCFLINEDMNYFKISGKEEMYKKNLLTLRKIYEHNSILRAQICLFNKFKLKNENLIHADFEQLELKYKNLKSKESILEKKIENLNNKIRKSTEKKLHYDEKNLYLEKVLDDKTTSLEESYNSIRNKKNMMKELKKKKDESIKKYNEAEICVITKNVYEEFQAKKQHLGKLKAMLEKLKKEYESLNKMDVEE; the protein is encoded by the exons ATGCAAAAATTTCCttcgaaaaaattaaatgatgaaAACATAGACTCGATTATAAAGAacgaaaaaacaataaaCGAAAATTTGACaaaggaaaatgaaaaaattaaagaaaaaaatataaaaatacaacaaCAATTATTAAGCTATATTgaagataataattttatttacgaAAGTGGTTCATCTGAAGATATACAGAAATACAAACAAGTTTTGAATTGTGTTATcgaatatatgaataaattaaaaatagttgatggtcatatgaaaaaagaaatatttaatttacttGAGGAATTTTTTCAGTGCATTAAAGAGgctataataaaacaaaatgatttatg TTTTTTGATAAATGAAGATATGAACTATTTCAAAATATCAGGCAAAGAAGagatgtataaaaaaaacctATTAACGctaagaaaaatttatgaacataACAGCATACTAAGGGCACAGATTtgcttatttaataaatttaagctaaaaaatgaaaatttaattcatGCAGATTTTGAGCAGTTAGAGCTcaagtataaaaatttaaaaagtaaagagAGTATtttagaaaagaaaattgagaacctaaataataaaataaggaaatCAACGGAA aaaaaaCTGCACTATGATGAGAAGAACTTGTACTTAGAAAAAGTATTAGATGATAAGACAACATCACTGGAAGAGTCTTACAACTCGataagaaacaaaaaaaatatgatgaaagaattaaaaaagaaaaaagatgagtctattaaaaaatataacgaaGCCGAAATATGTGTTATAACGAAAAATGTATACGAAGAATTTCAGGCAAAGAAACAGCATCTCGGAAAGTTAAAGGCCATG CTCGAAAAATTGAAGAAAGAGTACGAAAGCTTAAACAAAATGGACGTCGAAGAATAA